The following coding sequences lie in one Anas platyrhynchos isolate ZD024472 breed Pekin duck chromosome 15, IASCAAS_PekinDuck_T2T, whole genome shotgun sequence genomic window:
- the LOC101803902 gene encoding BOS complex subunit NOMO1 has protein sequence MRGWVAALGCALCCALVRGSEDIVVGCGGFVKSDVEINYSLIEIKLYTKHGTLKYQTDCAPNNGYFMIPLYDKGDFILKIEPPLGWSFEPTSVDIHVDGINDICTKGGDINFVFTGFSVNGKVLSKGQALGPAGVQVVLRNAGSDVNIQATVTQPGGKFAFFKVLPGEYEIFASHPTWMLKEANTVVRVTSSNAYAASPLIVAGYNVSGSVRSDGEPMKGVMFLLFSSSVTKEDVVGCNISPVDGFQSRDESLTYLCNVVSKEDGSFSFLSLPSGKYTVIPFYRGERITFDVAPSRLDFFVEHDSLQIEPIFHVMGFSVTGRVLNGPEGEGVADATVTLNNQIKVKTKADGSFRLENITTGTYTIHARKEHLFFDTITVKIAPNTPQLANIIATGFSVCGRISVTRLPDTVKQMNKYKVTMMPLDKDKGSLVTTETDPHGAFCFKAKSGIYNIQVIIPEAETRAGLALKPKVFPVTVTDRPVMDVTFSQFLASVSGKISCLDACGDLMVTLQSVSRQGEKRNLQLSGNTDSVAFTFENVPPGKYKISIVHEDWCWKNKSLELEVMEEDVSGVEFRQTGYMLRCSLSHAITLEFYQDGNGPENVGVYNLSKGVNRFCLSKPGVYEVTPRSCHQFEHEYYTYDTSSPSILTLTAVRHHVLGSIVTDKLMDVTITIKSSIDSEPDLVLGPLKSVQELRREQQLAEIEARRQEREKKGQEEEGTKPPVQEMVEELQGPFLYEFSYWARSGEKITVTPSSKELLFYPPYVETVVSGESCPGKLIEIHGKAGLFMEGRIHPELEGVEIVIGEKGATSPLITVFTDDKGAYSVGPLHSDLEYTVTAQKEGFVLTAVEGTVGDFKAFALAGVTFEIKSEDDQALAGVLLSLSGGMFRSNLLTQDNGMLTFSNLSPGQYYFKPMMKEFRFEPSSQMIEVQEGQNLKIQITGYRTAYSCYGTVSSLNGEPEQGVSVEAVGQEKCSIYGEDTITDEEGKFRLRGLLPGCVYHVQLKAEGNDHIERALPQHRAIEVGNSDIGDINIIAFRQINQFDLSGNVITSSEYLSTLCVKLYKSENLDNPIHTVNLGQSLFFHFPPLLRDGENYVVLLDSTLTKSQYDYTLPQVSFTAIGYHKHITLVFSPTRKLPEQDIAQGSYIALPLTLLLLLAGYNHDKLIPLLLQLTTRLQGVRALGQTGSDTGGQEDAKRQTKKQKTRRT, from the exons ATGCGGGGCTGGGTGGCGGCGCTGGGCTGCGCCCTGTGCTGCGCCCTGGTGCGGGGCTCCGAGGACATCGTGGTGGGCTGCGGAGGCTTCGTCAAGTCCGACGTGGAGATCAACTACTCCCTCATCGAG ATTAAGTTGTACACAAAGCACGGTACTCTGAAATACCAAACAGATTGTGCTCCAAACAATGGGTATTTCATGATTCCCCTCTATGATAAG gGGGATTTCATTCTTAAAATTGAGCCTCCCCTAGGGTGGAGTTTTG AACCAACCAGTGTAGATATCCACGTAGATGGCATTAATGACATTTGCACAAAGGGAGGCGATATTAACTTTGTATTTACGGGATTTTCTGTGAATGGAAAG GTCCTCAGCAAAGGTCAGGCTTTAGGTCCTGCTGGAGTCCAGGTTGTACTGAGAAATGCTGGCAGTGATGTAAACATACAAGCAACTGTTACCCAGCCTGGAGGAAA gtttgctttctttaaagTGCTTCCTGGTGAATATGAAATCTTTGCATCTCATCCCACCTGGATGTTGAAAGAG GCAAACACGGTGGTACGGGTAACGAGTTCTAATGCTTATGCTGCTAGCCCTCTGATTGTTGCTGGCTACAATGTTTCTGGGTCAGTAAGGAGTGATGGAGAACCAATGAAAGGAGTCATGTTTCTTCTATTCTCTTCTTCAGTCACCAAAGAG GATGTTGTGGGCTGCAATATTTCTCCTGTGGATGGATTCCAGTCAAGAGATGAGTCTCTAACCTATTTGTGCAATGTTGTATCAAAAGAAGATGGATCTTTCAGCTTTCTTTCCCTACCAAGTGGGAAATACACTGTG ATACCATTCTACAGGGGAGAGAGAATTACCTTTGATGTTGCACCATCAAGGTTGGACTTCTTTGTAGAACATGACAGTTTACAAATTGAG ccTATTTTCCATGTGATGGGTTTCTCTGTCACAGGCAGGGTATTGAATGGTCCCGAAGGGGAAGGAGTTGCTGATGCCACTGTGACCCTAAACAATCAGATTAAAG taaaaacaaaagccGATGGATCTTTCCGCCTTGAGAACATAACAACAGGTACATACACAATTCATGCCAGGAAAGAGCATCTCTTCTTTGATACTATTACAGTGAAGATCGCACCAAATACCCCTCAGCTGGCAAACATCATTGCAACAGG attcAGTGTGTGTGGCCGGATCTCGGTAACTCGTTTACCTGACACAGTCAAACAGATGAATAAATATAAGGTAACCATGATGCCTCTAGACAAGGACAAAGGATCATTGGTTACAACAGAAACAGACCCTCATGGAGCATTTTGTTTTAAGGCAAAATCGGGTATATACAATATTCAG GTAATTATTCCAGAAGCTGAGACCAGAGCAGGATTGGCTTTGAAACCCAAAGTGTTCCCTGTTACTGTTACAGACAGACCAGTCATGGATGTGACCTTCTCTCAGTTTTTGGCATCAGTCTCTGGGAAGATCTCTTGTTTAG ATGCTTGCGGTGATTTGATGGTGACGTTACAGTCTGTGAGCCGCCAGGGTGAAAAACGTAACCTTCAGCTCTCTGGAAATACGGACTCAGTGGCCTTCACATTTGAAAACGTGCCACCTGGCAAATACAAAA TAAGCATTGTACATGAAGACTGGTGCTGGAAGAATAAATCTTTGGAGCTGGAAGTTATGGAGGAGGATGTTTCAGGTGTAGAATTCAGACAGACTGGATATATGCTGAGATGTTCCCTTTCTCATGCGATTACACTG GAATTTTACCAGGATGGAAATGGACCGGAGAATGTTGGTGTTTATAACCTGTCTAAAGGAGTTAATAGATTCTGTCTTTCAAAGCCAG GTGTCTATGAAGTAACCCCGCGTTCCTGCCACCAGTTTGAACATGAGTATTACACTTACGACAC GTCCTCTCCTAGTATACTGACGCTCACTGCTGTTCGACACCATGTCCTTGGCTCGATTGTAACAGATAAACTGATGGATGTGACTATTACCATTAA ATCTTCTATTGACAGTGAACCTGACTTAGTTTTAGGGCCCTTGAAATCTGTACAGGAGTTacgcagggagcagcagctggcagaaatTGAGGCCCGCcgacaagagagagaaaagaagggtCAAGAAGAGGAAGGAACAAAGCCACCAGTGCAAGAAATGGTGGAGGAACTTCAAGGACCATTCTTATATGAATTTTCTTACTGGGCAAG GTCTGGAGAGAAAATTACTGTGACCCCGTCTTCAAAAGAGCTGCTTTTCTACCCACCTTATGTGGAAACAGTTGTTAGTGGAG AGAGTTGTCCTGGAAAGCTGATAGAGATTCATGGAAAAGCAGGCTTATTTATGGAAGGGCGGATtcatcctgagttggaaggcgTTGAGATTGTCATTGGTGAAAAGGGAGCAACGTCCCCTCTCATCACAGTTTTCACAGACGACAAAGGTGCTTACAG TGTTGGGCCACTCCACAGTGACTTGGAGTATACAGTTACTGCTCAGAAAGAAGGCTTTGTTTTGACTGCAGTAGAAGGAACAGTTGGAGACTTCAAAGCTTTTGCCCTTGCTGGGGTGACATTTGAG aTCAAATCTGAGGATGATCAGGCTCTTGCTGGAGTTCTCTTGTCTCTTAGTGGAGGGATGTTCCGGTCCAACCTCCTTACACAGGATAATGGCATGTTGACTTTCTCCAATCTG AGCCCAGGGCAGTATTATTTTAAACCCATGATGAAAGAGTTTCGCTTTGAACCATCATCACAAATGATTGAAGTGCAAGAAGGACAGAATCTTAAAATTCAGATAACTGGTTACAGAACAGCGTACAG CTGTTATGGCACAGTTTCTTCATTAAATGGAGAGCCTGAGCAGGGAGTTTCAGTAGAAGCTGTGGGGCAGGAAAAGTGTAGCATCTATGGAGAAGACACAATAACTGATGAAGAAGGCAAATTCAGGCTACGTGGCCTTCTG CCTGGTTGTGTGTATCATGTCCAACTCAAAGCTGAAGGCAATGATCATATTGAAAGAGCTTTACCACAGCACCGGGCAATTGag GTTGGGAACAGCGACATTGGTGATATTAATATTATAGCATTTCGGCAAATTAATCAATTTGATTTAAGTGGAAATGTAATTACATCTTCTGAATATCTGTCCACATTATGT GTGAAGCTCTACAAAAGTGAAAACCTCGACAACCCAATTCATACAGTCAACTTAGGCCAATCGCTCTTCTTCCATTTCCCACCACTGCTCCGAGATGGAGAG AATTATGTGGTGCTCCTGGATTCTACATTAACTAAATCACAGTATGACTACACCCTGCCTCAAGTTTCGTTCACTGCCATTGGATATCATAAGCACATTACATTGGTCTTTAGTCCCACT AGAAAGCTCCCTGAGCAAGATATTGCCCAAGGATCTTATATTGCATTGCCACTGACGTTGCTTCTGTTGTTGGCTGGGTACAATCATGATAAG cTTATTCCCTTATTGCTGCAACTGACGACACGGCTGCAAGGAGTACGTGCGCTTGGACAGACGGGTTCTGACACAGGTGGCCAAGAGGAtgcaaaaagacaaacaaaaaaacagaagacaagaCGGACGTGA